A region of the Chryseobacterium cucumeris genome:
ACATCCCGGCAGATAAGATTCAGTATTTCTACGTAATTTGAATTAACAGTGTCTTAATTTTTTGTAACAAATCCTTTATTTGAAGTGTTTATAAGAGATTTTATTTTCACATAGTTTAGAATTATTTTAAATAATGTGGTATCTGTTATCAAAATATATCGGATAAAACAGTGACGATTGCCGGTAATAGATAAAAAAAATGCCTGAATTGAATATTCAGGCAGGATTTTAATTAAGGTTGAAGGTAAGAATTATAATACCATTATCAGATATTTCTAGTTGGCCAGTTGTTTTACAGCAATGGCGTCGATCTCAAACAACATTCCGGGTAAAGCCAGTTGGCTTACGGGAATAAGTGTACTCGTAGGCAGGACCGAAGATTTCCAGACATTCCTGGCTTCCTCAGCCCATATTTCAAGTTTTTCCTGGTTGTGATTTACAATAAGCAAGGTGATTTTAACTATATTTTCAAATGTCATTGAATGGCTCTGTAAAACAATCTGTAAATTTTTCAAAGCATCCTGAACCTGAGTCTTAAAGTCATCTGCCAGCACATGATTTTCCCCCACACCGCCGCTCTGTCCGGATATAAAACACATCGTTGATGGAGATTCCACAGCAATACTGTGAGAGAAACCATAAGGGCTGGGATCAAATAACTCAGCAGGATTGATCAGTTTAGGCTGTTTATTTTTTTCCATAATCTTTTATTTAATAAAGTAAAAATGAGCAAAAAAAATTGAAAAAAACTTTACATATGTTGATGAAAATATTTTTAATCCTTTACATATTTTCATCAATAATAAAATTCTGATGCAAAAAAAATACTGTTCAAAGGAACAGCATTTTTAGTTTTTACTCTACAACAATACTTTCAATCCCCTTTTGCAGG
Encoded here:
- a CDS encoding RidA family protein, whose product is MEKNKQPKLINPAELFDPSPYGFSHSIAVESPSTMCFISGQSGGVGENHVLADDFKTQVQDALKNLQIVLQSHSMTFENIVKITLLIVNHNQEKLEIWAEEARNVWKSSVLPTSTLIPVSQLALPGMLFEIDAIAVKQLAN